The following are encoded in a window of Candidatus Microthrix parvicella Bio17-1 genomic DNA:
- a CDS encoding Ig-like domain-containing protein: MFSTKVRRSALAVLALSLGVVVGVGPGNIGEVKAGAQGSVAPTLDAADITVNDTRTDFNGYPGGSYDFGEVIEVSVAGGAGSNLWAFMNVKYPTAVRAGQPFTYQWCIDGVQIQRSHGGYESKIEDFTFDGTTYGGTSMTQGTTSNNYNPDPCKTYTITAPAGVGASVPFLIPGKSYDFRVGAGYAGGSSEASGWSNATGTSPGQPINLNVYSPPVAVNDGPIGVAQNGSVSVPVLTNDSIGTASRPGTSTGITIGSPATKGTCLVSGPNVFYVNNGVTGTDTCTYSWNQAETDDEVPSNGAVSATVSFSISGPPVALDDVTSVSEDGPPVTFDPRLNDSDPEMGPLTVTAVDDAGTQGSVTFTGTSITYDPGTTFDYLKQGQTATTTFKYTIKDNANLTDTAQVTVTINGVNDAPVAANDTMTTGEDGPAVSIDPRGNDSDADLGDAFTVTSIDDTGTQGTVAFTGTSLTYTPAGYNGLAAGDTATDTFTYTITDGFGGTDTATVTVTIVGENDAPVVVDDIGSVQEDGPAVSVSPLANDSDPDVGDSLTLTGVDLVSGTGNVSFSGSTVTYDPAGSYNRLSVGDTATVRIDYTVEDGSNAEVIGTITITVFGENDDPTAVDDTASVSADGPPVAIDVLTAGIDDSDPDQNDVLNVTAVGPASAGTATQVGNTVTYDPGLAFVGVPAGGSGVATFTYTISDGNGGTAQATVTVTVFGVNDAPSAQDDTATVSEDGPAVTVSPLDNDSDPDAGDTLAVQSVTQPARGEVAWAGGATFDYLPGPSFNSLAVGETDTDTFSYVVTDSSGLTHSAMVTVTVTGANDDPTPVDDTAVTDEVSPVNITPLDNDTDPDTSDVLTLSAVDTTGTLGGVSLAGNTLTYNPGTSFGYLSAGQTATDTFTYTVVDGNGGSAVATVTVTITGLNAAPTAVDDAVTTDEDSPVGINVLTTGTDDSDPDTDDVLTVSAFDTTGTQGAVTQDGNTLTYDPGEVFQNLAVGESATDTFTYTIDDGNGGSDTATVTVTITGVNDAPKAVDDAAETDDRSPVEVEVLSNDTDPDSTDVLSVSGTDTAGLLGAVSVTGNTVTYDPSGVWNQPGGVNPLRAGDTAEVSFKYTADDGHGGTATATVKVTIKGSMPPVPTECPPSAGGLSLLSGSLQPGETVTVSGGGFLAGSTVTYYVCSSPVRIGDSAAQASGAIEGGGEIPADLAPGDHVLFALGLGPDSKPRLQSLDFAVREEPTSTTAGPSTTTAGPSTTAAGPSTTAAGPSTTAAGPSTTATGPGTTAAGPSTTAAGPSTTAAGPSTTVAQSTTTGVSGGAGTTAPTGTGSNSSSSKPATAVAGATQTPRGASLASGSANPGSGSLATTGASVSVLWRLAIGLVMFGLAFGVIGRNRRRNRN; the protein is encoded by the coding sequence ATGTTCTCGACGAAGGTACGGCGCTCAGCGTTGGCCGTTTTGGCGTTATCGCTGGGGGTCGTCGTGGGGGTGGGGCCCGGCAACATCGGTGAGGTGAAGGCAGGAGCCCAGGGGTCGGTTGCCCCGACGCTCGATGCGGCCGACATCACGGTCAATGATACCCGAACTGACTTCAATGGCTATCCGGGTGGCAGCTACGACTTCGGCGAGGTCATCGAGGTCAGCGTGGCGGGCGGCGCAGGGTCCAACCTGTGGGCGTTCATGAACGTGAAGTACCCGACTGCTGTGCGTGCGGGTCAGCCCTTCACCTACCAGTGGTGCATCGATGGCGTGCAGATTCAGCGCTCACACGGGGGCTACGAGTCCAAGATCGAGGACTTCACCTTCGACGGCACCACGTACGGCGGAACGAGCATGACGCAGGGGACCACCAGCAACAACTACAACCCGGACCCGTGCAAGACCTACACCATCACGGCGCCGGCCGGCGTCGGGGCCTCGGTGCCGTTCCTGATCCCTGGTAAGAGCTACGACTTCCGGGTTGGGGCAGGCTACGCGGGAGGATCCAGCGAGGCGTCCGGTTGGTCCAATGCCACCGGCACCTCCCCCGGTCAGCCCATCAACCTGAACGTGTATTCGCCCCCTGTGGCCGTGAACGACGGGCCCATCGGTGTGGCGCAGAACGGCTCGGTGTCGGTCCCTGTCCTGACCAACGACTCAATCGGCACGGCAAGCCGCCCGGGTACCAGCACGGGCATCACCATCGGCTCTCCGGCGACGAAGGGAACCTGCCTGGTCTCTGGTCCCAACGTGTTCTATGTGAACAACGGTGTCACCGGCACCGATACGTGCACGTATTCTTGGAATCAAGCCGAAACCGACGATGAGGTGCCGAGTAACGGTGCTGTCTCTGCCACCGTCAGCTTCTCCATCTCCGGCCCGCCAGTGGCGCTCGATGACGTCACCTCGGTGTCCGAGGACGGTCCGCCGGTCACGTTCGACCCCCGACTCAATGACTCCGATCCCGAGATGGGGCCGCTGACCGTCACTGCCGTGGACGATGCGGGCACCCAGGGCAGCGTGACCTTCACCGGCACGAGCATCACGTACGACCCGGGCACAACCTTTGACTACCTCAAGCAGGGTCAGACGGCCACGACCACGTTCAAGTACACGATCAAGGACAACGCAAACCTGACCGACACGGCCCAGGTGACCGTCACGATCAACGGTGTGAACGACGCTCCGGTTGCCGCGAACGACACGATGACCACCGGGGAGGATGGACCGGCGGTCAGCATCGACCCGCGTGGCAACGACTCCGACGCCGACCTGGGTGATGCGTTCACCGTGACCTCCATCGACGACACCGGCACGCAGGGCACGGTGGCCTTCACCGGCACCTCACTGACCTACACCCCGGCCGGATACAACGGCCTCGCTGCGGGTGATACAGCCACCGATACGTTCACCTACACGATCACCGATGGATTTGGCGGCACCGACACGGCAACCGTGACAGTCACCATCGTTGGCGAGAACGACGCACCCGTGGTGGTTGACGACATCGGCTCAGTTCAGGAGGACGGCCCGGCGGTCTCGGTGTCCCCATTGGCCAACGACAGTGATCCCGACGTCGGCGATTCGTTGACGCTGACCGGCGTTGACCTCGTTTCCGGCACCGGAAACGTCTCCTTCTCCGGCTCAACCGTCACCTACGACCCGGCCGGCTCCTACAACCGCCTCAGCGTGGGAGATACGGCCACCGTCCGCATCGACTACACGGTCGAGGATGGTTCGAACGCCGAGGTGATCGGAACGATCACGATCACGGTCTTTGGCGAGAACGACGATCCGACCGCAGTGGACGACACGGCCAGTGTCTCGGCGGACGGTCCGCCAGTGGCAATCGACGTACTGACGGCCGGCATCGACGACAGCGACCCCGATCAGAACGACGTTCTCAACGTGACCGCAGTCGGTCCGGCATCTGCCGGCACGGCCACCCAGGTTGGCAACACGGTCACCTACGACCCGGGCCTTGCCTTCGTCGGCGTCCCGGCCGGTGGGTCTGGAGTGGCCACGTTTACGTACACGATCTCTGATGGCAACGGCGGTACGGCACAGGCCACCGTGACCGTCACCGTGTTTGGTGTGAACGACGCGCCCTCAGCGCAGGACGACACCGCAACGGTGAGCGAGGATGGCCCTGCGGTCACCGTCAGCCCGCTGGACAACGACTCCGATCCGGACGCCGGAGACACGTTGGCGGTTCAATCGGTGACCCAACCCGCACGCGGCGAAGTCGCTTGGGCCGGCGGCGCCACCTTCGATTACCTGCCGGGTCCAAGCTTCAACTCGCTGGCGGTCGGTGAAACCGACACCGACACCTTCAGCTACGTCGTCACCGATTCCTCCGGCCTGACCCACTCGGCCATGGTGACCGTCACGGTCACCGGCGCGAACGACGATCCAACCCCGGTGGATGACACGGCGGTCACCGACGAGGTGTCACCGGTAAACATCACCCCGTTGGACAACGACACCGACCCGGACACCTCCGACGTGTTGACGTTGTCGGCCGTGGACACCACCGGCACCCTCGGGGGGGTATCGCTTGCGGGTAACACCCTGACCTACAACCCCGGCACGTCGTTCGGTTACCTCAGTGCAGGCCAGACGGCCACCGACACGTTCACCTATACGGTGGTCGACGGCAACGGCGGTTCTGCGGTTGCCACGGTGACGGTCACCATCACCGGCCTGAACGCCGCTCCTACCGCCGTGGACGACGCGGTCACAACCGACGAGGACTCGCCCGTTGGCATCAACGTGCTCACCACGGGCACCGATGACTCCGACCCGGACACCGACGACGTGCTCACCGTCTCGGCCTTCGACACGACCGGCACGCAGGGCGCGGTCACCCAGGACGGGAACACGCTCACCTACGACCCCGGTGAGGTGTTCCAGAACCTGGCTGTGGGCGAATCAGCGACCGATACGTTCACCTACACCATCGATGATGGCAACGGCGGCTCGGATACTGCCACGGTGACCGTCACCATCACGGGCGTCAACGATGCTCCGAAGGCTGTCGACGACGCCGCCGAGACCGACGACCGCAGTCCGGTCGAGGTCGAGGTGCTGAGCAATGACACCGACCCGGACAGCACCGATGTGCTCTCGGTCTCGGGCACTGACACCGCCGGCTTGCTCGGCGCCGTGTCGGTGACAGGAAACACGGTGACCTACGACCCGAGCGGCGTGTGGAATCAGCCCGGCGGCGTCAATCCGCTGCGGGCCGGTGACACGGCCGAGGTGTCCTTCAAGTACACCGCGGACGACGGCCACGGTGGAACAGCCACGGCGACGGTGAAGGTCACGATCAAGGGCTCGATGCCCCCGGTGCCCACCGAGTGTCCGCCATCAGCAGGAGGCCTCAGCCTGCTCTCGGGCTCGTTGCAGCCAGGCGAGACAGTGACCGTCTCCGGAGGCGGATTCCTCGCCGGGAGCACGGTCACCTACTACGTGTGCTCATCGCCCGTAAGAATTGGTGATAGCGCAGCTCAGGCCAGCGGGGCCATCGAAGGTGGCGGAGAGATTCCCGCAGACCTTGCACCGGGCGACCACGTGCTGTTTGCGCTGGGCCTCGGCCCAGACTCGAAACCACGCCTTCAGAGCCTTGACTTCGCAGTGAGGGAAGAGCCCACCAGCACGACTGCGGGGCCAAGCACGACTACTGCGGGGCCGAGCACGACCGCTGCGGGGCCGAGCACGACCGCTGCGGGGCCGAGCACGACCGCTGCGGGGCCGAGCACGACCGCCACGGGGCCGGGCACGACCGCTGCGGGGCCGAGCACGACTGCTGCGGGGCCGAGCACGACTGCTGCGGGGCCAAGCACGACGGTCGCCCAGAGCACCACGACCGGTGTTTCGGGTGGGGCAGGAACCACGGCGCCCACCGGCACCGGCAGTAACAGCTCCAGCAGCAAACCGGCCACTGCGGTCGCCGGGGCCACTCAGACCCCGAGGGGTGCTTCGCTCGCCAGTGGCTCGGCCAACCCCGGCTCTGGGTCGTTGGCCACCACCGGTGCATCGGTATCGGTGCTTTGGCGGTTGGCCATCGGGCTGGTCATGTTCGGCCTGGCATTTGGTGTCATCGGCCGCAACCGTCGACGCAATCGCAACTAG
- a CDS encoding carotenoid oxygenase family protein: protein MKVQEIAGYASDLPKNDDHPYRTGAWRPQHTEYDAWDLDVVGEIPEDLTGTYLRNTETAVFRPIKRYHPFEGDAMLHSISFGGGEARYANRFVKTEGFLAEQQAGRSLWAGITEHPSNAIAEHGWGARGMLKDAASTDVIVHRGEALASYYQCGELYRLDPVTLEDRGVSKWGCQYSGRGVAAHPKVDAHTGELMFFNYMRDDPNLGYGVIDAAGELTNYVEVPFPGPRQPHDMAFTENWTILNAPSLYWNIEARAAGYFVNTFHEDEPLRFALIPRHGSVEEVRWFEADPTFILHLTNAYEDGDEVVLDGFFEHNPGIWGSGPSNPKYPGFDALALDAMDARAHRWRFNLVTGQTSEAPMSERCAEFPMVNHLHAGRRHRYSYNALGVPGMFAFNGLVKHDLDTGDEEVLEAPEGVFLSEAPMAPRDHSTAEDGGYLLTFVSDVPNDRSECWVLDASCPSDGPLARISLPERISSGTHSTWSPAT from the coding sequence ATGAAGGTTCAAGAGATCGCCGGCTATGCCTCCGACCTGCCGAAAAACGACGACCATCCGTATCGGACCGGTGCGTGGCGACCCCAGCACACCGAGTACGACGCCTGGGACCTGGACGTCGTCGGCGAGATCCCCGAGGACCTGACCGGCACCTACCTGCGCAATACCGAAACGGCCGTGTTTCGACCGATCAAGCGCTATCACCCCTTCGAGGGCGACGCGATGCTCCACTCGATCAGCTTCGGCGGCGGTGAGGCCCGCTACGCGAACCGATTCGTCAAGACCGAGGGGTTTCTGGCCGAGCAGCAGGCCGGCCGGTCGTTGTGGGCGGGCATCACCGAACATCCGTCCAACGCGATCGCCGAGCACGGGTGGGGCGCACGGGGCATGTTGAAGGATGCGGCCTCCACCGACGTGATCGTGCACCGGGGCGAGGCGCTGGCCAGCTACTACCAGTGCGGTGAGCTGTACCGCCTCGACCCGGTCACGCTCGAGGACCGGGGTGTCAGCAAGTGGGGCTGCCAGTACTCCGGCCGTGGCGTGGCCGCTCACCCCAAGGTGGATGCGCACACCGGCGAGCTGATGTTCTTCAACTACATGCGCGACGACCCCAACCTGGGCTACGGCGTGATCGACGCCGCCGGCGAACTCACCAACTACGTCGAGGTGCCGTTTCCCGGCCCCCGCCAACCCCACGACATGGCCTTCACCGAGAACTGGACCATCCTGAACGCACCGTCGCTGTACTGGAATATCGAGGCCCGGGCCGCCGGCTACTTCGTCAACACGTTTCACGAGGACGAGCCGCTGCGGTTCGCACTGATCCCCCGGCACGGCAGCGTCGAAGAGGTTCGCTGGTTCGAAGCCGACCCAACATTCATCCTGCACCTGACCAACGCCTACGAGGACGGCGACGAGGTGGTGCTCGACGGGTTCTTCGAGCACAACCCGGGCATCTGGGGGAGCGGGCCATCCAACCCGAAGTACCCGGGCTTCGATGCCCTTGCCCTCGATGCGATGGACGCCAGGGCGCACCGCTGGCGGTTCAACCTGGTGACCGGCCAGACCAGCGAGGCGCCGATGAGCGAGCGGTGCGCCGAGTTCCCGATGGTGAACCACCTCCACGCCGGGCGACGTCATCGTTACAGCTACAACGCGCTGGGCGTGCCGGGCATGTTTGCGTTCAATGGCCTGGTGAAGCACGACCTGGATACCGGCGACGAGGAGGTGCTTGAGGCGCCAGAGGGCGTGTTCCTGTCCGAGGCGCCGATGGCCCCCAGGGATCACAGCACCGCCGAGGACGGCGGCTACCTGCTGACGTTCGTCTCGGACGTTCCCAACGATCGATCGGAGTGCTGGGTGCTCGACGCGTCGTGCCCGAGCGACGGTCCGCTGGCCCGCATCAGCCTGCCCGAGCGGATCTCGAGCGGCACCCACTCCACCTGGTCACCTGCAACCTGA
- a CDS encoding sterol desaturase family protein, producing the protein MELVWLKLLLIPIVVGLVGGEGWLAARRRNTHGDVAGWSSSDALTSTGIGAVGQISGGLFRWAMFGVAALLQPFALVHWPDHGVWAGVAQLAAAILVWDMLFYCFHRAAHRTSIGWVSHRAHHESPYFNYGVALRLEWFPVLTVPIFATQALFGFSFGVMAAASIANGLYQGLLHTELVGPLPRYVEAVFNTPTHHRSHHDAELTRGANFGSIFIVWDRLFGTFATLRSAPITYGVTGAVPLHQPLGFLTPLVRPAPRLTGVINGVADALRRAKRAVRVG; encoded by the coding sequence ATGGAACTCGTCTGGCTCAAGTTGTTGCTCATCCCCATCGTCGTTGGGTTGGTTGGAGGCGAGGGCTGGTTGGCGGCCCGACGCCGCAACACCCACGGTGATGTGGCGGGCTGGAGTTCTTCCGATGCTTTGACCTCGACCGGGATCGGGGCGGTGGGCCAGATCAGCGGTGGCCTCTTCCGGTGGGCGATGTTCGGTGTTGCCGCTCTTCTCCAGCCCTTTGCGCTGGTGCACTGGCCCGATCATGGAGTGTGGGCGGGCGTGGCCCAACTGGCGGCGGCCATCCTGGTGTGGGACATGCTCTTTTACTGCTTTCACCGAGCGGCTCACCGCACCTCGATCGGCTGGGTGTCACACCGGGCCCATCACGAATCGCCCTACTTCAACTATGGGGTGGCCTTGCGCCTCGAATGGTTTCCGGTGCTGACGGTTCCGATCTTTGCAACGCAGGCACTTTTCGGGTTCAGCTTCGGGGTCATGGCGGCAGCCAGCATCGCCAACGGCCTCTACCAGGGACTGCTGCACACGGAGTTGGTTGGCCCGCTGCCCAGATACGTCGAAGCGGTGTTCAACACGCCCACCCATCACCGTTCCCATCACGACGCAGAGCTGACGCGGGGCGCCAACTTCGGCAGCATCTTCATCGTTTGGGATCGACTCTTCGGTACCTTTGCGACGCTTCGGTCAGCACCGATCACCTACGGCGTGACCGGTGCGGTCCCCCTTCATCAGCCGCTTGGGTTTCTGACGCCATTGGTACGGCCGGCACCACGGCTCACCGGAGTGATCAACGGGGTCGCCGATGCGTTGAGACGAGCGAAGCGTGCGGTTCGTGTTGGCTGA
- a CDS encoding glutathione S-transferase family protein, which yields MGAETDYADETGAYRRNSDYITTRVTRDGADGWPVEAGRYRLAAARACPWANRALIARRLYGLEDSISLALAGPTHGEESWTFNLDEGETDPVLGIHLLREAYEARGVESGSGVTVPALVDVPSGKVVTNDFHQMTLDLGHEWRDLHRPGAHDLFPPEHRDEIMAMVDANFRDVNNAVYEAGFATDADAYSEAYHRLFARLDELEDHLDTHRYLVGNTITEADVRLWPTLVRFDAVYHNHFRCNRNKLVEMPALWGYARELFQTPGFGDTIDFPQTKAHYYLVHRQLNPSGIVPLGPDLTPWATPHDRERLGGRPFGDGTAPGPPPIDELPGAGTNPYWPR from the coding sequence ATGGGCGCAGAGACCGACTACGCAGACGAGACCGGCGCCTATCGGCGTAATTCCGACTACATCACCACCCGCGTCACCCGTGACGGCGCCGATGGGTGGCCGGTCGAGGCCGGCCGTTACCGCCTGGCCGCCGCCCGTGCATGTCCCTGGGCCAATCGGGCGCTGATTGCCCGCCGGCTCTACGGACTGGAGGACAGCATCTCGCTGGCGCTGGCCGGCCCCACCCACGGCGAGGAGTCGTGGACGTTCAACCTCGACGAGGGCGAGACCGACCCGGTGCTCGGCATCCATCTGCTGCGAGAGGCTTACGAGGCCCGAGGGGTCGAGAGCGGCAGCGGTGTGACCGTGCCGGCGTTGGTCGACGTCCCCAGCGGGAAGGTGGTGACCAACGACTTCCACCAGATGACGCTGGACCTCGGCCACGAATGGCGCGATCTGCACCGCCCGGGGGCCCACGATCTGTTTCCGCCCGAGCATCGCGACGAGATCATGGCGATGGTGGACGCCAACTTTCGTGACGTCAACAATGCCGTGTACGAGGCCGGGTTCGCCACCGACGCCGACGCCTACTCCGAGGCGTACCATCGGCTGTTCGCCCGGCTTGACGAACTCGAGGATCACCTCGACACTCACCGGTACCTCGTCGGCAACACGATCACCGAGGCCGACGTGAGGCTGTGGCCCACCCTGGTTCGTTTCGACGCGGTCTATCACAACCACTTTCGCTGCAACCGCAACAAACTGGTGGAGATGCCCGCACTGTGGGGATACGCCCGCGAATTGTTCCAAACGCCGGGTTTCGGCGACACGATCGACTTCCCGCAAACCAAGGCGCACTACTACCTGGTGCACCGGCAGCTGAACCCATCGGGGATCGTGCCGCTCGGCCCCGACCTGACCCCGTGGGCCACGCCGCACGACCGCGAGCGCCTCGGCGGCCGCCCGTTCGGCGACGGTACCGCCCCTGGGCCGCCGCCGATCGACGAACTGCCGGGAGCCGGCACCAACCCCTACTGGCCGCGCTGA
- a CDS encoding sterol desaturase family protein, with protein sequence MRFVLADIDPVALAKLAIVPMAVVLVVGEAYALRTIRRRPLGSVVGRRVSATGYSAQNVIGSAGIGVAAKVVGLALAVPTLAIGAMLAPLSLVTAPSGAAGVAYAVLVADALLYIFHRLSHRTTLGWASHITHHETPYFDYGVALRVEVFPVVGLAVFPLAALFGVGPEMIAIAFLIHGLYMGVLHTEVIDRLPRWFELVFNTPSHHRVHHLADDRRGHNLGSILIVWDRLFGTFRPEASGIHHYGVANLPDRRWPGFLGPVENFYRVLRPRGDLRVSAQNRPAT encoded by the coding sequence GTGCGGTTCGTGTTGGCTGATATCGACCCGGTCGCTCTTGCGAAACTGGCCATTGTTCCAATGGCAGTGGTGCTGGTGGTGGGTGAGGCATACGCGCTTCGAACCATCCGTCGCAGGCCGCTGGGGTCGGTGGTCGGGCGGCGCGTGTCCGCCACCGGCTACTCGGCGCAGAATGTGATCGGGTCGGCAGGTATCGGCGTGGCCGCCAAGGTGGTTGGGTTGGCGCTGGCCGTTCCAACCCTGGCGATTGGCGCGATGCTCGCCCCGCTCTCACTGGTCACGGCGCCGTCAGGCGCGGCCGGGGTGGCCTACGCCGTGCTGGTAGCCGACGCGCTGCTGTACATCTTCCACAGGCTCTCCCATCGGACGACACTTGGGTGGGCATCGCATATCACCCATCACGAAACCCCCTACTTTGATTATGGGGTTGCCCTTCGGGTGGAGGTCTTTCCGGTCGTCGGACTGGCGGTCTTTCCGCTGGCGGCACTGTTCGGGGTCGGGCCCGAGATGATTGCGATTGCCTTCTTGATCCATGGTTTGTACATGGGCGTTCTTCACACCGAGGTCATTGACCGCCTGCCTCGATGGTTCGAGTTGGTGTTCAACACCCCATCGCATCATCGGGTTCATCATCTGGCCGATGACCGCCGGGGTCATAACCTGGGGAGCATCCTGATCGTGTGGGACCGTCTCTTCGGCACGTTTCGACCAGAGGCGTCCGGCATCCATCACTACGGCGTTGCGAACCTGCCGGATCGGCGCTGGCCCGGGTTTCTCGGACCGGTCGAGAACTTCTACCGGGTACTGCGGCCGCGTGGCGACTTGAGGGTATCGGCGCAGAACCGACCTGCCACCTGA
- a CDS encoding FG-GAP repeat domain-containing protein, with protein MSAAVVSVVLMSAAWWLTRPATDGDPEAADTASAPVQLAAGIASPRPKFVDVTKQFGLAGLTQQDRSAVDAGRLGPPDLMTGGVAVVDVNGDGWEDLFFPRVRQSDVWMLNQAGAGFKAAPAGMLPGSASESHGTSAWGDLDGDGDIDGVVGGIGDGSTVLYLQRDDGTMAEVVDSGLVLPPNADVGDQLVFGLTLTDLDADGDLDLVASGWRYNRVAADGQTAVFVNDGAAKFTEMPTAIPEVGRLAAFTTAAGDVDGDGILDLAVAADWNLSRLLTGQGDGTFVDATKTSGVGTDENGMGSVLADIDGDDDLDWFVTSVSAPGCKGPLDPTAGGEVKGCTGNRLFINDGAGRFTDGTDAYGVRDGEWGWGAAMEDLDNDGDLDLLHTNGFRPAKPPPGQERYVTDTNRVFFNDGKGPWVEDAAAVGLGGAGDGRAMVTVDVDRDGDLDVLEVDNLDGPQLYRNELPIGDDWAEVQLVDAQGAPVVEATVWLDDGRLRDAGVSRRRDLRAGDSYAAQRSAVAHFGLPTGAPDKLTVLAQRPGDRAPKKVGVVERGGSAEFVLSE; from the coding sequence TTGAGCGCAGCTGTGGTGAGCGTGGTGCTCATGTCAGCGGCGTGGTGGCTGACCCGTCCGGCGACTGACGGGGACCCCGAAGCGGCTGACACAGCGAGCGCACCCGTTCAGTTGGCTGCGGGCATTGCGTCTCCTCGCCCGAAGTTCGTTGACGTCACCAAGCAGTTCGGACTCGCAGGGTTAACCCAGCAGGACCGGTCCGCCGTTGATGCTGGGCGGTTGGGCCCGCCGGATCTCATGACGGGTGGCGTGGCTGTGGTCGACGTGAACGGCGATGGTTGGGAGGACCTTTTCTTCCCCCGGGTTCGACAGTCCGACGTGTGGATGCTGAACCAGGCGGGTGCCGGCTTCAAAGCGGCGCCTGCGGGCATGCTTCCGGGCTCGGCCTCGGAGTCTCATGGAACGAGCGCTTGGGGTGACCTCGATGGTGACGGGGACATCGATGGTGTGGTGGGCGGCATCGGTGATGGTTCGACGGTGTTGTACCTTCAACGCGACGACGGCACCATGGCGGAAGTTGTCGACTCTGGTCTGGTGTTGCCGCCAAACGCCGACGTTGGCGACCAGTTGGTCTTTGGGCTCACACTGACCGATCTCGATGCCGACGGCGACCTGGACCTGGTTGCGTCGGGATGGCGATACAACCGGGTGGCGGCGGATGGGCAGACCGCCGTGTTCGTCAACGACGGCGCCGCGAAATTCACCGAGATGCCGACCGCCATTCCAGAGGTGGGCAGGTTGGCGGCGTTCACGACCGCAGCGGGCGATGTTGATGGCGACGGTATCCTCGACTTGGCCGTCGCAGCGGATTGGAATCTCTCACGGCTCCTGACCGGCCAGGGTGATGGAACGTTCGTCGACGCCACGAAGACCTCCGGAGTGGGAACCGATGAGAACGGTATGGGGTCAGTGCTCGCCGACATCGATGGTGACGACGACCTCGATTGGTTCGTCACGTCGGTCAGCGCTCCAGGGTGCAAGGGGCCGCTCGACCCCACAGCCGGCGGCGAGGTCAAGGGCTGCACCGGCAACCGGTTGTTCATCAACGACGGAGCCGGCCGATTTACGGATGGAACCGATGCGTACGGCGTTCGGGACGGGGAGTGGGGTTGGGGCGCGGCGATGGAGGATTTGGACAACGATGGCGACCTGGACCTGCTCCACACCAACGGCTTCCGCCCGGCGAAACCGCCGCCCGGTCAGGAGCGGTATGTCACCGACACCAACCGGGTGTTCTTCAACGACGGAAAGGGCCCCTGGGTGGAGGACGCCGCAGCGGTCGGGCTGGGCGGCGCCGGAGATGGGCGGGCGATGGTGACGGTGGACGTTGACCGCGACGGCGACCTGGACGTCCTGGAGGTCGACAACCTCGATGGACCGCAGCTGTATCGCAACGAACTCCCAATCGGTGATGACTGGGCGGAGGTGCAGCTTGTGGATGCACAGGGCGCGCCGGTGGTTGAGGCCACGGTGTGGCTGGACGACGGCAGGTTGCGTGACGCCGGAGTGAGTCGGCGCCGGGACCTGCGCGCCGGCGACTCGTACGCGGCGCAACGGTCCGCCGTGGCCCATTTCGGGCTCCCCACAGGTGCGCCGGACAAGCTCACCGTCCTGGCTCAACGCCCTGGCGATCGTGCCCCGAAGAAGGTGGGGGTTGTCGAACGAGGCGGGAGCGCTGAGTTCGTCCTGTCTGAGTGA
- a CDS encoding glycosyltransferase family 2 protein, whose amino-acid sequence MRFGVVVPAFNSEAWIEDTLTALSDSIQQAAECGSPLHDALDGRIFVVDDGSVDRTPICARRAATACAIPIDVEVLPSNAGQLAATRHGVATARRWGADWIATLDDDALVSKEFFTAILKARRPQWAGYIVWTSSSRWKRWTSSAIRGLTRPLAPVADASAARLFPVGLFDESDPSIDVALLRAATTSGRLPMTISRHPAASSRYSLRTSAAHLGVVVRSALAAT is encoded by the coding sequence GTGCGCTTTGGGGTAGTGGTACCGGCTTTCAACAGCGAAGCCTGGATCGAGGACACGTTGACCGCACTGTCCGACTCGATTCAACAGGCGGCCGAGTGCGGGTCGCCGCTTCATGACGCCCTCGATGGTCGGATCTTTGTCGTCGATGACGGCAGCGTTGATCGCACACCGATCTGTGCGCGCCGTGCAGCCACGGCCTGCGCCATCCCCATCGACGTTGAAGTTCTCCCCTCCAATGCCGGCCAACTGGCGGCGACCCGTCACGGGGTTGCAACCGCAAGACGTTGGGGAGCCGACTGGATCGCAACGCTCGACGACGACGCATTGGTCAGTAAGGAGTTCTTCACGGCCATCCTGAAGGCCCGGCGCCCCCAGTGGGCCGGCTACATCGTTTGGACCTCCTCGTCTCGCTGGAAGCGGTGGACGTCATCAGCCATTCGAGGCCTGACGCGCCCGCTCGCACCGGTTGCCGACGCTTCGGCCGCCAGGCTCTTTCCCGTGGGTCTCTTCGACGAGAGCGACCCGTCGATCGACGTGGCGCTGCTTCGAGCAGCAACGACCTCCGGGCGCCTCCCCATGACAATATCCAGGCACCCGGCAGCTTCCAGCAGGTACAGCCTGCGAACATCGGCAGCGCATCTCGGGGTCGTCGTTCGCTCTGCGTTGGCAGCGACCTAA